The proteins below come from a single Streptomyces sp. M92 genomic window:
- a CDS encoding 3'-5' exonuclease: MDRHGTGGGHGGLLNVIDIEATCWEGQPPPGAVSEVIEIGLAVVDLVARERVARHCVMVRPARSRVSAFCTELTGITPAEADAGMSFAEACDTLVREHGAAVRPWASWGDYDRHQFVRQCATDGVPYPFGRPAERTHTNAKAVFADAHGLRRRPGMARALDLAGLPLQGRHHRGVDDAWNIAQLVLGLVDRGSWPVS, from the coding sequence ATGGACCGGCACGGCACGGGCGGGGGCCACGGGGGCCTGCTGAACGTCATCGACATCGAGGCGACCTGCTGGGAGGGGCAGCCGCCCCCTGGCGCGGTGAGCGAGGTCATCGAGATCGGACTCGCCGTGGTCGACCTCGTGGCCCGGGAGCGGGTGGCTCGGCACTGCGTCATGGTGCGGCCCGCCCGCTCCCGGGTCAGCGCGTTCTGCACCGAACTGACCGGGATCACCCCGGCCGAGGCCGACGCGGGCATGAGTTTCGCCGAGGCCTGCGACACGCTGGTGCGCGAGCACGGCGCGGCCGTCCGGCCGTGGGCGAGCTGGGGCGACTACGACCGGCACCAGTTCGTCCGCCAGTGCGCGACGGACGGGGTGCCCTACCCGTTCGGCCGGCCGGCCGAACGCACCCACACCAACGCCAAGGCGGTCTTCGCCGACGCCCACGGGCTGCGCAGGCGGCCCGGCATGGCGCGGGCGCTCGACCTGGCCGGGCTGCCGCTTCAGGGGCGGCACCACCGGGGCGTGGACGACGCCTGGAACATCGCGCAGCTGGTGCTGGGGCTCGTCGACCGGGGTTCCTGGCCCGTGTCCTGA
- a CDS encoding ABC transporter substrate-binding protein: protein MRRLLLTAAATTAAALTLAACGTTEPAADKPEEKKASEAITLTDGKGTEVKLDGPATKVVATEWNVVESLLSLGVEPVGVADVKGYKTWDTSVPLKGDPKDIGTRGEPSMDTVASLAPDLIVATTDLPPAAVKQMREVAPVLEVRSADGAGQIDQMLENVDLIAKATGTTDKAESIREDFEAKVAEGKKALTDAGMAGKDIAFADGYVTSNQVSIRPYTATSLIGEVHEAIGLKNAWKVKGDEAYGLGATDVEGLTDLPKDVQFAYIGNDEDPNATPFTSALTENSVWKSLPFVKAGDVHRLNDGIWMFGGPGSMEAYIDAVVGALTK, encoded by the coding sequence ATGAGACGCCTCCTGCTCACCGCGGCCGCCACCACCGCCGCGGCGCTCACCCTCGCCGCCTGCGGCACCACCGAACCCGCCGCCGACAAGCCGGAGGAGAAGAAGGCCTCCGAGGCCATCACCCTCACGGACGGCAAGGGCACCGAGGTGAAGCTCGACGGCCCGGCCACCAAGGTCGTCGCCACCGAGTGGAACGTCGTCGAGAGCCTGCTCTCGCTGGGTGTCGAACCGGTCGGCGTCGCCGACGTCAAGGGCTACAAGACGTGGGACACCTCCGTCCCGCTGAAGGGCGACCCCAAGGACATCGGCACGCGCGGCGAGCCCAGCATGGACACCGTCGCCTCCCTCGCCCCCGACCTCATCGTCGCCACCACGGACCTGCCGCCGGCCGCCGTGAAGCAGATGCGCGAGGTCGCCCCGGTGCTGGAGGTGAGGTCCGCAGACGGCGCCGGCCAGATCGACCAGATGCTGGAGAACGTCGACCTGATCGCCAAGGCCACCGGCACCACCGACAAGGCCGAGTCCATCCGCGAGGACTTCGAGGCGAAGGTCGCCGAGGGCAAGAAGGCCCTCACGGACGCCGGTATGGCCGGCAAGGACATCGCCTTCGCCGACGGCTACGTCACCTCCAACCAGGTCTCGATCCGCCCGTACACCGCCACCTCGCTCATCGGTGAGGTCCACGAGGCGATCGGCCTGAAGAACGCCTGGAAGGTGAAGGGTGACGAGGCCTACGGTCTCGGCGCCACCGACGTGGAGGGCCTGACCGACCTGCCGAAGGACGTCCAGTTCGCCTACATCGGCAACGACGAGGACCCGAACGCCACGCCGTTCACCAGCGCGCTCACCGAGAACTCGGTGTGGAAGTCCCTGCCGTTCGTCAAGGCCGGCGACGTGCACCGGCTGAACGACGGCATCTGGATGTTCGGTGGTCCCGGGTCGATGGAGGCGTACATCGACGCCGTCGTCGGCGCGCTCACGAAGTAG
- a CDS encoding lipase family protein, with amino-acid sequence MPPRPRTLAAAVTVALALGVQAVPAAAADGPATATEVSRGIEIPAFYTPPATLPGADGALIRSEPLPLALSLPGLGGPLPGEATRLMYKSTDAGGEPVAVTGAYIEPSAQWRGDGPRPLVAVAPGTMGQGDQCAASMALEHPLRFNGETVSVGYEDLSIYRLLLRGVAVVVTDYVGLGTTDRLHTYVNRVDGAHAVLDAVRAARSLDSASVTSGSRVGLFGYSQGGGATAAAAELQPSYAPDVTLAGTYAGAPPADLAEVTEAIDGSDLAGALGWSLNGFLQSEPALRPIADRYIDPAGEEALKDLSTMCVGDALLAYGGDSSTAWTKGGQSISDVIRAEPALQAFLAEQRIGELRPAGPVRVATGTADDLVPHDQSRQLAVDWCRKGAKVTYDPVVLPGVGSGLLNHFAPLLADQGEAISWLTDRLSGEPARSNCWSMPVQP; translated from the coding sequence ATGCCCCCACGTCCACGTACGCTCGCCGCGGCGGTCACCGTCGCGCTCGCCCTCGGCGTCCAGGCCGTCCCCGCCGCGGCGGCCGACGGACCGGCGACCGCCACGGAGGTCTCCCGCGGCATCGAGATCCCCGCCTTCTACACCCCGCCGGCCACCCTGCCCGGGGCCGACGGCGCGCTGATCCGCAGCGAGCCGCTGCCCCTGGCACTGAGCCTGCCCGGCCTCGGCGGTCCCCTCCCCGGCGAGGCGACCCGGCTGATGTACAAGTCCACCGACGCAGGCGGCGAACCGGTCGCCGTGACCGGTGCCTACATCGAGCCGTCCGCCCAGTGGCGCGGCGACGGGCCGCGTCCCCTGGTCGCCGTCGCGCCCGGCACCATGGGCCAGGGCGACCAGTGCGCCGCCTCGATGGCGCTCGAGCACCCGCTGCGGTTCAACGGCGAGACGGTCTCGGTGGGTTACGAGGACCTGTCGATCTACCGGCTGCTGCTGCGCGGCGTCGCGGTCGTCGTCACCGACTACGTCGGCCTCGGCACCACCGACCGGCTGCACACCTACGTCAACCGCGTCGACGGGGCCCACGCCGTCCTGGACGCCGTACGCGCCGCCCGCTCCCTCGACTCGGCGTCGGTCACCTCCGGCTCCCGGGTCGGGCTCTTCGGGTACAGCCAGGGCGGCGGGGCGACGGCCGCCGCCGCCGAACTCCAGCCGTCCTACGCCCCGGACGTCACCCTGGCGGGCACCTACGCCGGTGCTCCGCCCGCCGACCTGGCCGAGGTCACCGAGGCCATCGACGGCAGCGACCTGGCGGGCGCCCTGGGCTGGTCGCTCAACGGCTTCCTCCAGAGCGAGCCCGCGCTGCGGCCGATCGCCGACCGGTACATCGACCCGGCCGGTGAGGAGGCGCTCAAGGACCTGTCGACGATGTGCGTCGGCGACGCGCTCCTCGCGTACGGCGGCGACAGCAGCACCGCCTGGACGAAGGGCGGGCAGTCGATCAGCGACGTCATCCGGGCCGAACCGGCCCTTCAGGCGTTCCTCGCCGAACAGCGCATCGGCGAGCTGAGGCCCGCCGGTCCGGTACGGGTGGCCACGGGCACCGCCGACGACCTGGTCCCCCACGACCAGTCCCGGCAGCTGGCCGTCGACTGGTGCCGCAAGGGCGCGAAGGTCACCTACGACCCGGTGGTGCTGCCGGGTGTCGGCAGCGGCCTGCTCAACCACTTCGCCCCACTGCTGGCCGACCAGGGCGAGGCCATCTCCTGGCTCACCGACCGGCTCTCCGGGGAACCGGCCCGCTCCAACTGCTGGAGCATGCCCGTGCAGCCCTGA
- a CDS encoding iron ABC transporter permease codes for MAVTATEPAARPSTAPTPRSGAAAVTAGLVLLVAVLAVVDITQGTAAVGASEVWRALTGQADAGDASVVVASRLPRMTAGLLVGAVLGMAGAVLQAVSRNVLASPDTLAVNAGSYLALGIAGATGLSLPMIASSGVAFLGGLAAAAVVLGLSGLGTGTVRLVLAGTALMLGLNSMTEGLLLLFPEQTEGLYQWNQGSIGQNGFDGVLQMLPVALIGLVGLLLTARRVDALALGDDAARGLGVPVRATRVTVVVLAALLSAAAVTLAGPIGFVGLCAPALVRPLVRRFRGYARSRAALPAAALTGAALVLGSDVVLRTLVSDDLSVAVPTGVVTSLVGAVFLVVMAIRMRDTAGAGAPDRLRTPSRTAFLVTVGVLVVVLVGLVIAAVLVGDTKLLLGDVVNWTQGRAGRSVTFVLDTRVPRVLAALGAGAALALAGTLVQAVTRNPLAEPSVLGVTGGGALGAVILVTTAPLATTWGVAGAAFAGSAITAVVVFGLAARGGFQQNRLVLVGIGTASGTAALISLLIVLTDPFNATKALTWLSGSTYGRTMPDVVPVALALVVGIGVAVARRTELDLVSLDEDTPRLLGMRLAPGRLGFLVLSVVLSSTAVACAGTIGFVGLVAPHAARALVGRRHVRVVPVAILLGAVLVCAADLIGRTVIAPSQLGAGLMTAVIGTPYFLYLLVRSRR; via the coding sequence ATGGCCGTCACCGCAACCGAACCCGCTGCCCGTCCGTCGACGGCTCCCACGCCCCGGTCGGGTGCGGCCGCGGTGACGGCGGGTCTCGTCCTGCTGGTCGCCGTCCTCGCCGTCGTCGACATCACCCAGGGCACCGCCGCCGTCGGAGCCTCCGAGGTGTGGCGGGCCCTGACCGGGCAGGCCGACGCCGGCGACGCCTCGGTCGTCGTCGCCTCCCGGCTGCCCCGGATGACCGCCGGTCTGCTGGTCGGCGCCGTCCTCGGCATGGCCGGCGCCGTCCTCCAGGCGGTCAGCCGCAACGTGCTGGCCTCGCCCGACACCCTGGCCGTCAACGCCGGCTCCTACCTGGCGCTCGGCATCGCCGGCGCCACCGGCCTCTCGCTGCCCATGATCGCCTCCTCCGGCGTCGCCTTCCTCGGCGGTCTGGCGGCGGCGGCCGTGGTGCTCGGTCTGTCCGGCCTCGGCACGGGCACGGTCCGGCTCGTGCTCGCCGGCACGGCGCTGATGCTGGGCCTGAACTCCATGACCGAGGGTCTGCTGCTGCTCTTCCCCGAGCAGACCGAGGGCCTCTATCAGTGGAACCAGGGCAGCATCGGCCAGAACGGCTTCGACGGCGTACTGCAGATGCTGCCCGTCGCCCTCATCGGGCTCGTCGGCCTGCTGCTGACGGCCCGCCGGGTGGACGCGCTCGCCCTCGGCGACGACGCGGCGCGCGGGCTGGGCGTCCCGGTCCGGGCGACCCGGGTCACGGTCGTCGTCCTGGCGGCGCTGCTGTCCGCCGCCGCGGTCACGCTCGCCGGGCCGATCGGCTTCGTCGGCCTGTGCGCCCCCGCCCTGGTCCGCCCGCTGGTCCGCCGGTTCCGCGGCTACGCACGCTCCCGCGCCGCTCTGCCCGCGGCCGCGCTGACCGGCGCGGCCCTGGTCCTCGGTTCGGACGTGGTGCTGCGGACGCTCGTCTCGGACGACCTCTCGGTGGCCGTGCCCACGGGCGTCGTCACCAGCCTGGTCGGTGCCGTGTTCCTGGTCGTCATGGCGATCCGGATGCGGGACACGGCCGGGGCCGGCGCACCCGACCGGCTGCGCACCCCGAGCCGGACGGCGTTCCTGGTCACCGTGGGCGTCCTCGTCGTCGTCCTGGTCGGCCTGGTGATCGCCGCCGTCCTGGTCGGCGACACCAAGCTGCTCCTCGGTGACGTCGTCAACTGGACGCAGGGGCGGGCCGGACGGTCCGTCACCTTCGTCCTGGACACGCGGGTGCCCCGGGTGCTCGCCGCGCTCGGCGCGGGAGCGGCGCTCGCCCTGGCCGGCACGCTGGTGCAGGCCGTGACCCGCAACCCGCTCGCCGAGCCCAGCGTCCTGGGCGTCACCGGCGGCGGCGCGCTGGGCGCCGTGATCCTGGTGACCACCGCGCCCCTCGCCACTACGTGGGGCGTCGCCGGTGCCGCGTTCGCGGGGTCCGCGATCACCGCGGTCGTCGTCTTCGGGCTCGCCGCCCGGGGCGGCTTCCAGCAGAACCGGCTGGTCCTGGTCGGCATCGGCACGGCCTCCGGTACGGCGGCGCTGATCAGCCTGCTGATCGTGCTCACCGACCCGTTCAACGCCACCAAGGCCCTGACCTGGCTGTCGGGTTCGACCTACGGGCGGACCATGCCGGACGTCGTGCCGGTCGCTCTGGCGCTGGTCGTCGGCATCGGTGTGGCCGTCGCCCGGCGCACCGAGCTGGACCTGGTCTCCCTGGACGAGGACACCCCGCGGCTGCTCGGCATGCGGCTGGCCCCGGGACGCCTGGGATTTTTGGTGCTGAGCGTCGTACTCAGCTCGACGGCCGTGGCGTGCGCGGGCACGATCGGGTTCGTCGGGCTCGTGGCCCCCCACGCGGCCCGCGCCCTGGTGGGCCGGCGGCACGTGCGGGTCGTGCCCGTCGCGATCCTCCTCGGCGCGGTGCTCGTGTGCGCGGCCGACCTGATCGGCCGCACGGTGATCGCGCCGTCCCAGCTCGGCGCGGGCCTCATGACGGCGGTCATCGGCACGCCGTACTTCCTGTACCTGCTGGTGCGCAGCCGCCGGTAG
- a CDS encoding MSMEG_1061 family FMN-dependent PPOX-type flavoprotein, with translation MEAAGDRPDTTGEAGWTELGSHAELRELLGEPWPVVIDKVHDRLTDDDRDILSRSPFCLLATSDAQGNCDVSPRGDAPGFTHVLDPATVAVPDRPGNRRGDSFHNILDNPHAGLLYLVPGGKQVLRVNGRARILTDAPFFDAMARDGRRPDLALLLEIDEIYLHCPQSLNRAGLWKPQSWQAS, from the coding sequence ATCGAAGCGGCCGGAGACCGGCCGGACACCACCGGTGAAGCCGGCTGGACCGAACTCGGCTCGCACGCCGAGCTGCGCGAGCTGCTCGGCGAGCCCTGGCCCGTCGTCATCGACAAGGTGCACGACCGGCTCACCGACGACGACCGGGACATCCTGTCCCGCTCCCCCTTCTGCCTGCTCGCCACCTCAGACGCCCAGGGCAACTGCGACGTCTCGCCGCGCGGCGACGCCCCGGGCTTCACGCACGTCCTCGATCCCGCCACCGTCGCCGTCCCGGACCGCCCCGGGAACCGGCGCGGGGACAGCTTCCACAACATCCTCGACAATCCGCACGCCGGCCTGCTGTACCTGGTCCCCGGCGGCAAGCAGGTGCTGCGGGTCAACGGCCGGGCCCGCATCCTCACCGACGCGCCCTTCTTCGACGCCATGGCGCGGGACGGACGCCGTCCGGACCTGGCGCTCCTGCTGGAGATCGACGAAATCTACCTGCACTGCCCGCAGTCCCTGAACCGGGCGGGACTGTGGAAACCCCAGTCGTGGCAGGCGAGTTGA
- the cdtA gene encoding siderophore ABC transporter ATP-binding protein CdtA, with amino-acid sequence MRSGEDAAGSPRLRGHELSATDVTVAYDGVDVVHDAAVRLRPGEVTVLVGPNGSGKSTLLRTVARLQRARSATLGIDGDTDGLALTSREFSRYVALLTQGRPTPGGLTVRDVVEFGRYPYRGRWGRPDPDGPAAVDRALALTGVDALADRGADHLSGGQLQRVWLASCLAQETGVLLLDEPTTYLDLRYQVELLDLIRDLADDHGIAVGVVLHDLDQAAAVADRITLLEAGRIVADGPPEDVLTPERLTAVYGIRIDVDTDPLTGRLRTRPIGRHHLRTPERLGTTS; translated from the coding sequence GTGAGATCTGGTGAAGACGCAGCCGGCAGCCCACGCCTGCGCGGACACGAACTGTCGGCCACGGACGTCACCGTGGCGTACGACGGTGTCGACGTCGTGCACGACGCGGCGGTCAGGCTCAGGCCCGGTGAAGTGACCGTCCTGGTGGGCCCCAACGGCAGCGGGAAGTCGACGTTGCTGCGGACCGTCGCCCGGCTGCAGCGGGCCCGCAGCGCCACGCTCGGCATCGACGGCGACACCGACGGCCTCGCACTGACGTCCCGTGAGTTCTCGCGGTACGTCGCCCTGCTGACCCAGGGACGCCCGACGCCGGGCGGACTCACCGTGCGCGACGTCGTCGAGTTCGGCCGCTACCCGTACCGGGGGCGCTGGGGACGCCCGGACCCGGACGGCCCGGCCGCCGTGGACCGGGCGCTCGCGCTCACCGGCGTCGACGCACTCGCCGACCGCGGCGCCGACCACCTGTCCGGCGGGCAGTTGCAGCGGGTCTGGCTCGCGAGCTGCCTCGCCCAGGAGACCGGCGTACTGCTCCTGGACGAGCCCACCACCTATCTCGACCTGCGGTACCAGGTGGAACTCCTCGACCTCATCCGGGACCTGGCGGACGACCACGGCATCGCCGTCGGGGTCGTCCTGCACGACCTCGACCAGGCGGCGGCCGTCGCCGACCGGATCACGCTCCTCGAAGCGGGCCGGATCGTCGCCGACGGCCCGCCCGAGGACGTGCTGACGCCGGAACGGCTGACCGCCGTCTACGGCATCCGGATCGACGTCGACACCGACCCCCTCACCGGCCGGCTGCGCACCCGCCCGATCGGCCGCCATCACCTACGCACCCCCGAAAGGCTCGGCACCACCTCATGA